The Hymenobacter sp. GOD-10R genome includes a window with the following:
- a CDS encoding patatin-like phospholipase family protein — protein MKKDLAEKLSNQQGPKRILSLDGGGIRGILTLGYLLKVEKILRERYHNPTLVLSDYYDLIGGTSTGAIIASCLALGKPVQEIINLYKNFGKEVFGNRVWPIIPRSFTTIRSFLKSTYKSSVLEAKLKEQLGDTCIGDTEKIKCGLAIMAKRADTYSLWTVANHPNGIYYEANKGQKLWELCRASSAAPYYFSPKKIKLKRRNGESFDAAFIDGGVSLANNPAFQLFLTCTIPSFGFNWNLGEKNIFISSFGTGNGVKKQKVNEISNRRTISWAPEISELFMTDALEMNQAIMQLFGKNYGPLEFIDSQYQDLKDVNYITERIFSFTRFNVKITQDVLKGFGINKSQREVNSLVQMDHFENIDTLLEIGKKAALEVMEENFPKAFDI, from the coding sequence ATGAAAAAAGATCTTGCCGAAAAATTGTCTAATCAACAAGGTCCTAAACGCATACTGTCTTTGGATGGGGGCGGAATCAGGGGCATTTTGACCTTAGGTTATTTATTAAAAGTCGAAAAAATCCTTCGGGAGAGATATCATAACCCAACCTTGGTATTGTCAGATTATTATGATTTAATTGGTGGCACAAGTACTGGTGCCATCATTGCATCTTGCCTAGCATTAGGAAAGCCAGTTCAAGAAATAATAAACTTGTACAAGAATTTCGGCAAAGAGGTATTTGGTAATCGTGTTTGGCCTATCATTCCAAGAAGCTTCACTACAATTAGATCATTTTTAAAATCAACTTATAAAAGTTCAGTTTTGGAGGCTAAGTTAAAAGAACAGTTAGGTGATACTTGCATCGGTGATACAGAAAAGATAAAATGCGGTTTAGCTATTATGGCAAAAAGGGCAGATACATACAGCTTATGGACAGTTGCAAATCATCCTAATGGAATCTACTATGAAGCAAACAAAGGGCAGAAACTTTGGGAACTATGCAGAGCAAGTTCAGCTGCGCCTTATTATTTTTCGCCTAAAAAAATCAAATTAAAAAGACGCAATGGTGAAAGCTTTGATGCTGCCTTTATTGATGGAGGGGTTAGCCTCGCTAATAATCCTGCTTTTCAGTTGTTTCTTACATGTACTATTCCTTCCTTTGGCTTTAATTGGAATTTGGGAGAAAAAAATATTTTTATTTCATCGTTTGGAACTGGTAATGGTGTTAAAAAACAAAAAGTAAACGAAATTTCTAATCGAAGAACTATTAGTTGGGCTCCTGAGATATCTGAGCTTTTTATGACTGATGCCTTAGAAATGAACCAAGCTATTATGCAACTATTTGGTAAAAATTACGGCCCTTTAGAATTTATTGATAGTCAGTATCAAGATTTGAAAGACGTAAATTATATAACTGAAAGAATATTTTCATTTACCCGGTTTAATGTGAAGATAACACAAGACGTGCTAAAGGGATTTGGAATAAATAAAAGTCAAAGAGAAGTAAATTCTCTTGTTCAGATGGACCATTTTGAAAATATTGATACATTACTTGAAATTGGAAAAAAAGCAGCTTTAGAAGTTATGGAAGAGAATTTTCCTAAAGCGTTTGATATCTAG
- a CDS encoding TniB family NTP-binding protein has protein sequence MDYLHPKAKAIAQLDAAERIRWLWREQWIGYPQGQYVLDKMTRLLQRPPVHRTENFLLVGDSNNGKSTLMREFCQRHKATIVEEEDGLRAPVLMIEAPPVPEEKRLYNNILYALGAPVRASYHVIKSESQVREHFKQMGVRMLIIDEVHNLLRGNHDKQAKLGTVLKTMTNELHFTFVFVGTEEIWAALRAMDQLGSRFQSVCLPRWQIDEDYLRLLDTFEYRLPLRKASMLSEPKLAMDILAKTEGLFGEIHNLLCTAAEAAISNGQECITLQLLSNLDWTSPSERHRRARGAITI, from the coding sequence ATGGATTACTTACATCCTAAAGCGAAAGCTATTGCTCAACTCGATGCTGCGGAACGCATACGATGGTTGTGGAGAGAACAGTGGATCGGTTACCCGCAAGGTCAATACGTATTAGACAAAATGACCAGGTTGTTGCAGCGTCCTCCGGTACACCGAACAGAGAACTTCCTGCTAGTTGGCGACAGCAACAACGGTAAATCAACCCTGATGCGCGAATTTTGCCAGCGGCACAAAGCTACGATCGTAGAAGAGGAGGACGGACTGCGTGCGCCTGTTCTCATGATCGAGGCTCCTCCTGTACCAGAAGAGAAGCGTTTATACAATAATATTCTTTATGCCCTTGGCGCGCCAGTGCGCGCTAGCTACCATGTGATCAAAAGCGAATCACAGGTACGCGAACACTTTAAACAGATGGGCGTGCGCATGCTTATCATTGATGAGGTGCACAACCTTTTGCGAGGAAATCATGACAAGCAGGCGAAATTAGGAACAGTGCTTAAAACGATGACGAATGAGTTACACTTTACTTTCGTTTTCGTAGGTACTGAGGAGATTTGGGCAGCCTTGCGGGCGATGGACCAACTGGGTTCGCGTTTCCAATCCGTATGCTTGCCTCGGTGGCAAATAGATGAAGACTACTTACGCCTCTTAGATACGTTCGAATACCGTCTCCCACTACGTAAAGCCTCCATGCTAAGCGAACCTAAGCTGGCAATGGATATTTTGGCTAAAACAGAGGGGTTGTTCGGCGAAATCCATAATTTGCTGTGTACCGCTGCTGAAGCCGCCATTTCTAATGGGCAGGAGTGCATTACCCTCCAACTACTAAGTAATTTGGACTGGACATCGCCCTCGGAACGGCACAGACGGGCACGCGGTGCCATTACCATCTGA
- a CDS encoding helix-turn-helix domain-containing protein — translation MKELLHLRQGEIVEFQGRSYTILRVEEDLATVLARDTINGVAGRLPVCDLSVRRAQAESLEPVSEQLTPDQLAHAQRRAAALTLLNETIAGKRMTVSEVAAAYQVHPATIYRWLERWDDTGRVSAMANRPGQGAKGRSRLTSEVESLIQNVIETFYLTKQRRRVQQTYLELKARFAHHPEWQVPCLNTLRKRIAQINGRERTLRRYGSREAREQYDQLKGGFSSSGPLDIVQIDHTLLDLMLVDEMDRTTCIGRPWITIAMDVYSRMVIGFHVSFDPPGAMGTGLCLAHAILPKELGMRKLDVDGEWPCWGVPRLLHLDNAREFRGNMLQTASKEYGFKLQWRIIGRPEYGGHIERLMGTVLQEIHMLPGTTFSNIKARGRYDSEGKAVLTLHELEVWLTRYFVSIYHQRNHTALGATPLQQFLKGMRGSAGADGVQPRVVNEHRLRLDFMPSMVRSIQDYGVVIDHIHYQADVLGRWVDRAAPSKGNALGTRQFIFKRDPRDISKVYFWDPELCRYYAIPYRNVLWPAMSIWQYREALRIVKQQQQPVNETLIFEARARQQAIVNNAKRLTKAARREQNRKPIEVVLPPVILASTPPAPLALPVRVFRPYTDLHDGLLTS, via the coding sequence ATGAAAGAGCTATTGCACCTACGCCAAGGGGAAATAGTAGAGTTCCAAGGGAGAAGCTACACCATTTTGCGTGTAGAGGAAGACTTGGCAACTGTTCTTGCACGAGATACAATCAACGGCGTAGCTGGCCGATTACCAGTATGTGACTTGAGCGTACGTCGAGCACAAGCAGAGAGTCTGGAGCCAGTTTCAGAGCAACTGACTCCAGACCAGCTAGCCCATGCACAACGACGTGCAGCCGCTCTAACCTTGCTGAATGAGACAATAGCCGGTAAGCGCATGACAGTGAGTGAAGTAGCGGCGGCTTATCAGGTACATCCTGCTACTATTTACCGGTGGCTGGAGCGGTGGGATGACACGGGCCGAGTATCGGCAATGGCCAATCGCCCAGGTCAAGGAGCAAAAGGTCGCTCCCGCTTAACTTCAGAGGTAGAAAGTTTAATACAAAATGTAATCGAAACATTTTACCTGACCAAGCAGCGCCGTCGCGTGCAGCAAACCTACCTCGAGCTAAAGGCGCGATTTGCACATCATCCGGAGTGGCAGGTTCCTTGTTTGAATACGTTGCGGAAACGTATTGCTCAAATTAACGGGCGAGAGCGTACGCTGCGTCGATATGGTTCACGGGAAGCTCGTGAACAGTATGATCAACTAAAGGGCGGCTTTTCATCTTCAGGGCCTCTTGATATTGTGCAAATCGATCATACATTGCTCGACCTAATGTTGGTGGACGAAATGGATCGTACTACCTGCATTGGTCGACCTTGGATCACGATAGCTATGGATGTGTATAGCCGCATGGTTATTGGATTCCATGTGTCATTCGACCCGCCCGGTGCCATGGGAACAGGCTTGTGCTTAGCTCATGCTATTTTACCGAAAGAATTAGGTATGAGAAAATTGGACGTTGATGGGGAATGGCCTTGCTGGGGTGTTCCCCGTCTCTTACACCTAGATAATGCACGTGAATTTCGCGGCAACATGTTGCAAACTGCTTCCAAGGAATATGGATTCAAATTGCAATGGCGCATTATAGGAAGACCGGAGTACGGGGGGCACATTGAGCGTCTAATGGGAACGGTGCTGCAAGAAATTCATATGTTACCTGGTACCACCTTCTCCAATATTAAAGCGCGGGGCCGTTACGACTCGGAAGGCAAGGCAGTACTCACCCTACATGAGTTAGAAGTGTGGCTGACCCGTTACTTCGTCTCAATTTATCACCAGCGCAATCACACTGCGCTTGGCGCTACTCCTCTTCAGCAATTCCTAAAGGGTATGCGAGGGAGCGCTGGGGCGGATGGAGTGCAGCCGCGAGTGGTAAACGAGCACAGACTACGACTAGACTTTATGCCTTCCATGGTACGTTCAATCCAGGACTACGGTGTGGTGATTGACCATATCCATTATCAGGCAGACGTACTTGGCCGCTGGGTTGACCGGGCAGCACCAAGTAAGGGAAATGCTCTAGGTACCAGGCAGTTCATTTTCAAGCGTGACCCTCGTGACATCAGCAAAGTGTACTTCTGGGATCCTGAACTGTGCCGGTACTATGCCATTCCATATCGTAATGTCCTCTGGCCTGCCATGAGCATCTGGCAGTACCGTGAAGCGCTTCGAATCGTCAAGCAGCAACAGCAACCGGTTAACGAAACCCTCATTTTTGAAGCAAGAGCCCGACAACAGGCTATAGTTAATAACGCGAAGCGGCTCACAAAAGCCGCGCGGAGAGAACAAAATCGAAAGCCAATTGAAGTAGTACTCCCTCCTGTCATCCTGGCTTCTACACCGCCTGCGCCCCTTGCATTGCCAGTTCGTGTTTTCCGACCCTATACCGACCTTCACGATGGATTACTTACATCCTAA
- a CDS encoding helix-turn-helix domain-containing protein: protein MSGDPIKAFGVVVREARNEQRLSQEELAFESNLDRTFISLLETGKKQPSLLTIFQLATALRISPSDLLKRVEHRLE from the coding sequence ATGAGCGGCGATCCAATCAAAGCATTTGGGGTGGTCGTCCGAGAGGCGAGAAACGAGCAGAGGCTCTCTCAAGAGGAGCTCGCTTTTGAAAGTAACTTGGACCGTACGTTCATCTCCTTGCTGGAAACGGGGAAGAAGCAGCCGTCTCTATTAACAATCTTTCAATTAGCCACTGCTTTACGCATTAGTCCTTCGGACCTATTAAAGCGCGTTGAGCATCGGCTAGAATAA
- a CDS encoding quinone-dependent dihydroorotate dehydrogenase, translated as MYKSLLKPLLFQLNAEQAHHLVFGSLKRSVQVPGTAALLRMLYDYQHPSLEREVFGLKFKNPVGLAAGLDKNAELTDELGALGFGFVEIGTVTPRPQPGNPTPRLFRLPSDEALINRMGFNNEGVAVVAARLRQRRSQVLIGGNIGKNKDTPNEQAADDYVACVKALADTVDYFVVNVSSPNTPNLRQLQEKEPLIRLLQQVQEANLAQPTPRPLLLKIAPDLTDGQLDDILTIARETQLSGLVATNTTISRAGLQASEASLTTIGAGGLSGRPLRQRANEVIRYLHGRTEGALPIIGVGGIHSAADAQEKLAAGATLVQLYTGFVYEGPALVKRINQALKSN; from the coding sequence ATGTACAAGTCCTTGTTGAAGCCGCTCCTGTTCCAACTCAATGCTGAACAGGCCCACCATCTTGTCTTCGGTAGCTTGAAGCGCTCGGTTCAGGTGCCTGGCACGGCCGCCTTGCTACGGATGCTGTACGATTACCAGCACCCTAGTCTGGAGCGAGAGGTGTTTGGCCTCAAGTTCAAGAACCCCGTGGGCTTGGCAGCTGGCCTAGACAAGAACGCCGAACTAACGGACGAGCTAGGTGCCCTAGGCTTCGGGTTTGTCGAGATTGGAACAGTAACGCCACGCCCCCAGCCCGGTAACCCAACACCTAGGTTGTTCCGACTACCATCCGACGAAGCACTTATCAATCGGATGGGCTTCAATAACGAAGGCGTAGCCGTAGTAGCGGCGCGGCTGCGACAGCGCCGCTCTCAGGTTCTTATTGGGGGCAACATTGGCAAGAACAAAGACACACCCAATGAGCAGGCCGCCGACGACTACGTAGCGTGCGTAAAAGCCCTCGCTGATACGGTCGACTATTTTGTGGTTAATGTCAGCTCGCCGAATACGCCCAACTTACGCCAGTTGCAAGAAAAAGAGCCGTTGATCCGGTTGCTTCAGCAAGTACAGGAAGCGAACCTAGCTCAACCCACTCCCCGCCCCCTGCTCCTCAAAATCGCCCCAGATCTAACTGATGGGCAGCTAGATGATATTCTGACTATTGCCCGTGAAACCCAGTTAAGCGGCTTAGTAGCTACCAATACCACTATCAGCCGGGCAGGCTTGCAGGCATCAGAAGCTAGCTTAACTACCATCGGAGCGGGTGGGCTTAGCGGACGGCCTTTGCGCCAGCGAGCTAACGAGGTAATCCGCTATTTGCATGGTCGTACCGAGGGAGCCTTGCCGATTATTGGCGTGGGCGGCATACACTCCGCCGCTGATGCTCAGGAAAAGCTAGCGGCGGGTGCCACGCTTGTGCAGCTTTACACAGGCTTTGTTTACGAAGGCCCGGCCTTAGTCAAGCGCATCAATCAAGCTTTGAAGAGTAACTGA
- a CDS encoding tetratricopeptide repeat protein, with protein sequence MSIQLDKTYSIFISAVSNELRSYRQEVARVLRRKCIVVHDQEYFTQGSGTLLERLNEYIQQCDAVILLIGDCCGGFPTEEHIKSLSTISIFEQYKADNYVNDVSYTQWEYLLAKYHGKKTYTYISKEGFKPDEPNQESEDLQQYQQVYRKWVQKHQGENYEPLILSTKLVENVLLLPFPDLSHPRPTNLPYTSLGSVFKGRDALLKDLRERFIATQSASKIIVKVLYGLGGIGKTRLAIEYALHYENTYNALLFVSGDSPEALLNNLANLCGPLVLNLPEQGEAEQQKRLAAVLRWLQQHASWFLIIDNVDTSEAAKAVEQLLSKLHGGHILITGRFSQWSRQVERIELDVLSLEDATDFLLERTKDGRRETFEDQDLAKAIAIGLGQLALALEQAGAYIETTRCTLQQYHQKWETSRVMLLEWFDEQQMQYAKSVAITWITSFEMLTEASRTLLNRLGWLAPEPVPESLLEVSVPTATPIDMLSGLVELARYSLVTRSFTMPTFTVHRLVQEVTRQRLSLINRKNVLREALLWLEKAFAYEPDDTRNWPILEPLAPHVMTGAQYGVQLEIASPTTGLLNELSRLLMAKAQMPEAEKLLRQALIIDEQVHGHDHAFVTVRLNNLANVLQNTGRLDEAEPLMRRALAISESEDGTDHPNVATRLNNLATLLMDTNHLEEAEQLLRRALEIDEQSYHPDHPNIARDLNNLAQLLHSTNRSPEAEKALQRTITIYQDLYGVNHPTVARGLNNLAGLFRDTNRSTEALALARQVLHIMEHNYSPDHPYVTRSQHSLAAMLMATNQLDEVESLLRQALTASRTNSSSNPIELSTSLNNLGVFLNDQGRSAEAEPMLREALSLDEDIYGSDHPSVARDLHNLAQVIKAIGHLKDAKSMMHRALSISELNHGKHHPDVAIHLVNLARLSISENHLQEAELLLRRTLSIFFAFERQNGSEHPRSHSAINEYRTVLKAIGKSDELINSAIDAIRNK encoded by the coding sequence ATGAGTATTCAGTTGGATAAAACATATAGCATTTTTATCTCTGCTGTCTCTAATGAACTGCGTAGCTATAGGCAGGAGGTGGCGCGTGTCCTGCGGCGTAAGTGTATAGTGGTGCATGACCAAGAATACTTCACTCAAGGTTCGGGAACTCTGCTTGAGAGATTAAATGAATACATCCAACAATGTGATGCTGTTATACTGTTGATAGGTGACTGTTGTGGAGGCTTCCCTACCGAAGAACATATAAAGTCTCTCAGTACCATTTCTATCTTCGAACAGTACAAAGCGGATAATTACGTAAATGACGTTTCTTATACACAATGGGAATACCTATTAGCTAAATATCACGGTAAAAAGACATACACATACATAAGCAAAGAGGGCTTCAAACCTGATGAACCGAATCAGGAGAGTGAAGACCTACAGCAATATCAACAAGTATATCGTAAGTGGGTACAGAAGCATCAAGGGGAAAATTATGAACCTCTTATTTTATCAACTAAGTTGGTTGAGAATGTTCTGCTCCTACCTTTTCCTGATCTATCTCATCCCAGACCCACCAATCTTCCTTATACCAGCTTGGGCTCGGTTTTCAAAGGTCGTGATGCCCTTTTGAAGGATCTACGCGAAAGATTTATAGCTACTCAATCTGCTTCAAAAATCATAGTTAAAGTACTATATGGATTGGGCGGTATTGGCAAAACACGCTTAGCAATAGAGTACGCTTTGCACTACGAGAATACTTACAATGCATTACTTTTTGTAAGTGGTGATTCGCCTGAAGCTCTACTAAACAACCTTGCTAACCTGTGCGGCCCTTTGGTGCTAAATCTACCGGAGCAGGGAGAGGCAGAACAGCAGAAAAGATTAGCTGCAGTTTTGCGATGGTTACAGCAACATGCAAGCTGGTTTCTGATTATCGATAACGTTGACACATCAGAGGCTGCTAAGGCAGTTGAGCAGTTATTAAGTAAGTTGCATGGCGGGCACATCCTAATCACAGGTCGTTTCAGTCAGTGGAGCCGGCAAGTGGAGCGGATCGAATTAGACGTGCTGTCTTTAGAGGATGCTACTGACTTTCTGCTGGAGCGTACTAAAGATGGGCGCAGAGAAACTTTTGAGGACCAAGACTTAGCTAAAGCAATTGCTATTGGATTAGGGCAACTTGCACTAGCTCTAGAGCAAGCTGGTGCATACATTGAGACGACACGATGTACCCTGCAGCAGTACCACCAGAAGTGGGAAACGAGCCGCGTTATGTTATTGGAATGGTTTGATGAGCAACAAATGCAGTATGCAAAGAGTGTTGCTATAACATGGATAACCTCATTTGAAATGTTGACTGAGGCAAGTCGTACTTTACTAAATCGACTTGGATGGTTAGCGCCTGAACCAGTACCTGAATCTTTATTAGAGGTTTCAGTACCGACTGCCACCCCAATAGATATGCTATCAGGTTTAGTGGAACTTGCTCGCTATTCACTAGTGACGCGCTCTTTCACTATGCCAACCTTTACGGTGCACAGATTAGTACAAGAAGTAACACGTCAACGGTTGTCGCTAATCAACAGAAAAAATGTATTACGTGAAGCGCTGCTATGGTTAGAAAAAGCATTCGCATACGAGCCAGATGATACTCGTAATTGGCCGATCTTAGAACCTTTAGCACCTCATGTCATGACGGGTGCTCAGTATGGCGTTCAATTAGAGATTGCCTCTCCAACTACTGGCTTGTTAAATGAGCTAAGCCGATTATTAATGGCAAAGGCACAGATGCCTGAAGCTGAAAAGTTGCTACGGCAAGCTCTTATAATCGATGAACAGGTTCACGGCCATGATCATGCATTTGTAACCGTTCGCCTTAATAATCTAGCCAACGTGTTGCAGAATACAGGTCGTTTGGATGAAGCAGAACCGCTGATGCGTCGTGCCTTAGCCATCAGTGAGAGCGAAGATGGTACTGATCATCCCAACGTTGCTACTCGCCTCAACAATTTGGCCACCTTGCTAATGGACACGAACCATTTGGAAGAAGCAGAGCAACTATTACGTCGTGCACTAGAGATCGACGAACAAAGCTATCACCCTGATCATCCTAATATAGCGAGGGATCTTAACAATCTGGCTCAGTTGCTACATTCAACAAATCGTTCACCTGAAGCTGAGAAGGCTCTACAGCGTACTATTACCATATACCAAGATTTATATGGCGTTAATCATCCTACTGTAGCTAGAGGATTGAACAACTTAGCGGGTTTGTTTCGGGATACTAATCGTAGTACGGAAGCATTGGCGTTAGCACGTCAAGTGCTTCATATCATGGAGCATAATTACAGCCCCGATCATCCCTACGTAACTAGATCCCAACACTCTCTAGCCGCTATGCTAATGGCAACTAATCAACTAGATGAGGTGGAATCTTTATTACGTCAGGCTTTGACTGCGAGTAGGACAAACTCCAGCTCAAACCCTATAGAATTATCTACTAGCCTCAATAATTTGGGGGTCTTCCTAAATGATCAAGGTCGTTCAGCTGAAGCAGAACCAATGCTACGGGAGGCATTGTCTCTAGATGAAGACATCTATGGTTCAGATCATCCAAGTGTGGCTAGAGATCTGCACAACCTTGCGCAGGTAATTAAAGCCATTGGGCACTTAAAAGACGCAAAATCAATGATGCACCGAGCTTTAAGTATTAGTGAGCTAAATCACGGAAAGCACCACCCAGATGTTGCTATTCATCTTGTGAATTTAGCGCGCCTAAGCATATCTGAAAATCATCTGCAGGAAGCTGAATTATTATTGCGACGCACCTTGAGTATTTTTTTTGCTTTTGAGCGGCAGAATGGTTCTGAACATCCTCGCTCCCATTCTGCAATTAATGAATACCGTACTGTATTAAAAGCAATAGGAAAATCAGACGAATTGATAAATAGTGCTATTGACGCGATACGTAATAAGTAG
- a CDS encoding tetratricopeptide repeat protein, producing the protein MNTLQKVIFISCVSNEFAQHRLRLANQLGTLIGEPFTIVVQEDFQQGDTSLLERLDNGVRNSDIVIHLVGTSAGAGPSTQHVERLYSNWQEPLPSPLPTRSYTQWEYWLARRYSKSIFVYFQVLPSTQSIEQELEKSQDYISQQEHRTAIRENGEHRKNFINTFQLVKEVFYDLGLGPSAKINNLPYGSLGNLFKGRDSFLQEINKTFGGITFQGHQRIAAITTQAKTATMHGLGGIGKTRAAIEYAHMFENEYTAILFVVADSVATLFANIAALCNTLKLQEQTENDQEVRLRAVLQWLQQHPGWLLILDNVDTDETALAVEKMLGQIHSAGQVLITSRLRNWSGAIVPLEMNVLDVSDATDFLLERTDIHRRKSADDQICAEAIACDLGQLALALEQAGAYIATNRLTLKRYREKWLANHESVITWYDERLMQYPRSIATTWLTSFNLLSESARILLNRLAWLAPEPVPETLLELSVPEIRSIDALEALTDLDRYSLVTRLKDTPSFSIHRLVQDVTRCQLNHEHSLVVLSESLKWIKEGFVKDPQDVRNWPILEPLAPHLSILAQQADNTGLVEHASELYNTLGNYLLEKVQFTEAKRVLLRALTLSEERLGHHHSDLTAILNNLARASEELGELDEAESILYRAISIIDDHPNERDESIYVHNLSRVIFDINHSRAEEAEALSRRSLAIRERIDGENASTVATCLSQLATILRGSDRLLQAISIMLRALNIDRENFGKCHPRVALRLNSLAYASKDTGHWRRAELFMRRAFAINEDHYGPDDPRVALSLSNLVHMLPLAKLSTEGEMLASRAITIFEQVYGPNHPKVSLALDVLGYVFRRTNHFDKAEPLVHRALAILIDYQKQTGYEHPNYLGEYRTYRGILKKLGKNEAEIEEIIQKMTGGLS; encoded by the coding sequence ATGAATACACTGCAGAAGGTGATTTTTATTTCCTGTGTAAGTAATGAATTTGCTCAGCATAGGTTACGACTTGCTAATCAACTTGGCACTTTAATCGGCGAGCCTTTTACAATAGTAGTCCAAGAGGATTTTCAACAAGGAGATACCTCCTTATTAGAACGCTTAGATAATGGAGTACGCAACAGTGATATAGTTATACATTTGGTAGGGACATCTGCAGGGGCCGGACCAAGTACACAGCACGTTGAACGTCTTTATTCAAATTGGCAAGAGCCACTACCGAGCCCTTTGCCTACTAGGTCTTATACACAATGGGAGTATTGGTTAGCGCGTCGTTACAGTAAAAGTATATTTGTTTATTTTCAAGTGTTGCCTTCTACACAATCAATAGAACAAGAACTAGAAAAAAGCCAAGATTATATTTCGCAGCAAGAACACCGTACAGCAATTAGAGAGAATGGTGAGCATCGTAAAAACTTTATCAATACTTTTCAATTAGTAAAAGAAGTTTTTTACGACTTAGGCTTAGGGCCCAGCGCAAAGATTAATAATTTACCTTACGGGTCACTTGGTAATCTATTTAAGGGTAGAGATTCATTTCTACAAGAGATAAATAAAACATTTGGAGGGATAACTTTTCAAGGCCATCAACGGATTGCTGCTATTACGACGCAAGCTAAGACTGCTACTATGCATGGGCTAGGTGGCATTGGTAAGACTCGTGCAGCAATAGAATATGCTCATATGTTTGAGAATGAATATACTGCAATACTTTTTGTGGTGGCTGACTCTGTAGCAACTTTATTCGCTAACATAGCCGCTCTCTGCAACACGTTGAAATTACAAGAGCAAACGGAAAATGATCAGGAAGTTCGGCTAAGAGCCGTCTTACAATGGCTACAGCAACATCCTGGCTGGCTATTAATCTTAGATAACGTAGATACAGATGAAACTGCGTTAGCCGTTGAAAAAATGTTAGGTCAAATACATTCAGCAGGTCAAGTGCTTATTACTTCGCGCTTGAGAAATTGGAGTGGAGCTATCGTACCCTTAGAAATGAATGTATTAGACGTATCTGATGCAACTGATTTTTTATTAGAACGCACAGATATCCATCGCCGAAAATCTGCTGATGATCAAATATGTGCTGAAGCAATAGCTTGTGATTTAGGACAATTAGCATTAGCCTTAGAACAGGCTGGCGCTTATATTGCTACTAATCGGCTCACATTAAAAAGATATCGAGAGAAGTGGTTAGCCAATCATGAGTCCGTAATTACATGGTATGATGAACGACTTATGCAATATCCAAGAAGTATAGCTACTACATGGCTGACTTCGTTTAATTTATTATCTGAATCAGCTCGTATTTTATTAAATAGGTTGGCTTGGTTGGCTCCTGAGCCGGTTCCTGAAACATTACTAGAACTCTCTGTGCCTGAAATTAGGTCAATAGATGCTCTAGAGGCCTTAACTGATTTAGATCGTTACTCGTTAGTGACTCGCTTGAAGGATACTCCATCCTTTTCTATTCATCGGCTGGTACAAGATGTAACTCGTTGCCAACTAAATCATGAGCATAGTTTAGTTGTGCTATCAGAATCATTGAAGTGGATAAAAGAAGGATTTGTCAAAGATCCACAAGATGTACGAAATTGGCCAATACTAGAACCGTTAGCTCCCCATCTTTCAATATTAGCACAACAAGCTGATAACACAGGCTTAGTTGAGCATGCATCGGAATTATATAATACTTTAGGTAATTATCTATTAGAAAAAGTACAGTTTACAGAGGCAAAGCGAGTGTTATTACGTGCGCTTACTCTTTCAGAAGAGCGCTTAGGTCATCATCACTCAGATCTTACTGCAATACTAAATAACTTGGCACGTGCATCAGAGGAGTTAGGTGAATTAGATGAAGCTGAGTCTATATTGTACCGAGCTATATCAATTATTGATGACCATCCAAATGAGCGGGACGAAAGTATATACGTGCATAATCTATCACGTGTAATTTTTGATATAAATCATAGCCGAGCGGAAGAAGCTGAAGCACTGTCACGTCGTTCCTTAGCTATTAGAGAGCGTATTGATGGTGAAAACGCTTCAACTGTCGCAACATGCTTAAGCCAGTTAGCAACTATTCTGCGAGGTAGTGATCGCTTGCTTCAGGCTATATCAATAATGTTGCGTGCTCTGAATATCGATAGGGAGAATTTTGGTAAGTGCCATCCAAGAGTAGCCTTGCGTCTCAATAGTCTAGCTTATGCGTCAAAAGACACAGGGCATTGGCGAAGAGCAGAATTGTTTATGCGTCGTGCGTTCGCTATCAATGAGGATCATTATGGACCTGATGACCCACGTGTAGCTTTGAGCCTTTCTAATTTAGTACATATGCTCCCTCTTGCTAAGCTCTCAACAGAAGGAGAGATGTTAGCAAGCAGAGCTATTACAATCTTTGAACAAGTTTATGGCCCTAACCATCCAAAGGTGAGTTTAGCGTTAGATGTACTAGGTTATGTATTCAGACGTACAAATCACTTTGACAAAGCAGAGCCACTTGTACATCGAGCCCTTGCTATTCTCATTGATTATCAAAAGCAAACAGGGTATGAACATCCTAATTATTTAGGAGAATATAGAACATACCGTGGTATATTGAAGAAGCTAGGGAAAAACGAAGCAGAAATTGAAGAAATTATTCAAAAAATGACAGGCGGTTTGTCTTAA